One region of Flavobacterium sp. GSB-24 genomic DNA includes:
- a CDS encoding SprB repeat-containing protein has protein sequence MKKIFILLFLISIPKSFAQTYSFVLAYSAQGTLCNYGAHGAYMKADNVSIYDGVTYGTYPANFNNRAFTLKKNYTSFEFMLNDGCNANCNDKQTLTLMNLIKNRNVTLWGCSATQRFAVDNFVPNVFIKNLDTASPNEICAGFQLGLAAFPTELLPNNAPDFPAEVYHWVYSLDNKQTWVDVPTFINGNRTNDISTTTFSIQQLLGNNHTNYFNKVIYFKLAYGDTNPLAITYSPCAPIAENVTYAAPKCNGENIEKIDVFFDRNFYSGEDISIMYVVNTDPTKTTPHFQNTEIISSLTLDSDYNKYKYTFINPGTLEHGETYNVKYQTRRYGANTGSLQSASTPFKYLDPPKLSFEITNQQKPSCNGGNDGFIEITINSGNGPFHFYKDGNEISAEVNNGKYYLRNLEGKDYNIQVTDAKNCIDKTANDPI, from the coding sequence ATGAAAAAGATATTCATTTTACTTTTTCTTATTTCTATTCCGAAAAGTTTTGCGCAAACTTATTCGTTTGTTTTGGCATACAGTGCTCAAGGCACACTTTGTAACTATGGAGCTCACGGAGCTTATATGAAAGCTGACAATGTAAGTATTTATGATGGTGTCACTTATGGAACTTATCCAGCTAATTTTAATAATAGGGCATTTACTCTTAAAAAAAATTACACTTCATTTGAGTTTATGCTTAATGATGGATGCAATGCCAATTGTAATGATAAGCAGACATTAACTCTAATGAATTTAATTAAAAATAGAAATGTCACATTATGGGGATGTTCAGCAACTCAAAGGTTTGCTGTTGATAATTTTGTCCCAAATGTATTTATTAAAAATCTTGATACTGCTAGTCCAAATGAAATATGTGCTGGATTTCAGTTAGGATTAGCTGCTTTTCCTACCGAATTATTACCAAATAATGCTCCAGATTTTCCAGCCGAAGTTTATCATTGGGTATACTCATTAGATAACAAACAAACTTGGGTAGACGTTCCTACATTTATTAACGGAAATCGAACCAATGATATTTCAACAACGACATTTTCAATTCAACAGTTACTTGGTAATAATCATACTAATTATTTTAATAAAGTTATCTATTTTAAGCTTGCTTACGGAGATACCAATCCACTGGCAATAACCTATTCGCCTTGCGCTCCTATTGCAGAAAATGTGACATATGCAGCGCCTAAATGTAATGGTGAAAATATTGAAAAAATTGATGTCTTTTTTGATCGAAACTTTTATTCTGGAGAAGATATTAGCATTATGTATGTGGTAAATACAGATCCAACTAAAACAACTCCACATTTTCAAAATACTGAGATAATAAGCTCTCTTACTTTAGATTCGGATTATAATAAGTATAAATACACTTTTATCAATCCTGGAACACTAGAGCATGGTGAAACTTACAATGTTAAATATCAAACAAGAAGGTACGGAGCCAATACTGGATCGTTACAAAGCGCCAGTACTCCTTTCAAATATTTAGATCCACCAAAATTATCATTTGAAATAACAAATCAGCAAAAACCATCATGCAATGGAGGTAATGATGGTTTTATAGAAATTACTATTAATAGTGGTAATGGACCTTTTCATTTTTATAAAGACGGAAATGAGATTTCGGCCGAAGTTAATAACGGAAAATATTACTTAAGAAATTTAGAGGGAAAAGATTATAACATCCAAGTGACAGATGCTAAAAATTGTATCGATAAAACAGCTAATGATCCAATTTAA